In Aliarcobacter faecis, a genomic segment contains:
- the pstC gene encoding phosphate ABC transporter permease subunit PstC has translation MSSFQSQKKRREINEKLIKYTLIFAAGISILTTFGILFSILFESIEFFKLRSFWYFLTGTTWSPGVANSQFGALPIFAGTFVITIIALLVAIPIGLGSAIYMSEYASPKLRDYLKPLLEVLAGIPTVVYGFFAAVTVAPFVVKVAAFFGLEATFNSALASGIVMGIMIIPLVSSLSDDVIRAVPDSQRKAAFGLGMTQAETIRNIVIPSAMPGIISASLLALSRALGETMIVVMAAGLRPNLSINPLEDMTTVTVTIVNSLVGDFEFNSPETLSAFALGLMLFIVTLILNMISLSLIRKFKEKYKVNTL, from the coding sequence TTGAGTAGTTTTCAATCACAAAAAAAACGAAGAGAAATAAATGAAAAGCTTATAAAATATACACTTATTTTTGCAGCTGGTATCTCTATTTTGACAACTTTTGGAATTTTATTTTCAATTTTATTTGAATCAATAGAGTTTTTTAAGTTACGAAGCTTTTGGTACTTTTTAACTGGTACTACTTGGAGTCCAGGAGTTGCTAATAGCCAATTTGGAGCATTGCCGATATTTGCAGGAACATTTGTAATTACAATTATAGCTTTACTTGTAGCTATTCCAATAGGGCTTGGAAGTGCTATATACATGAGTGAATATGCAAGTCCAAAATTAAGAGACTATTTAAAACCACTTTTAGAAGTTCTTGCTGGTATTCCAACTGTTGTTTATGGTTTCTTTGCAGCTGTTACAGTTGCTCCATTTGTTGTAAAAGTAGCAGCTTTTTTTGGACTTGAAGCAACATTTAATAGTGCTTTAGCATCAGGAATTGTTATGGGAATTATGATTATTCCTTTAGTTTCATCACTTTCAGATGATGTTATAAGAGCTGTTCCTGATAGTCAAAGAAAAGCAGCTTTTGGTCTGGGAATGACTCAAGCAGAAACTATAAGAAATATAGTAATTCCTAGTGCAATGCCAGGAATTATCTCAGCTTCACTTTTAGCACTCTCAAGAGCTTTAGGTGAAACTATGATTGTTGTTATGGCAGCAGGTCTGCGACCAAATTTATCTATAAATCCTCTTGAAGATATGACAACAGTTACAGTTACAATAGTAAATAGTCTTGTTGGAGATTTTGAATTTAATTCACCAGAGACTTTAAGTGCTTTTGCTTTAGGGCTTATGTTATTTATTGTGACTTTGATATTAAATATGATTTCCTTGTCATTAATAAGAAAATTTAAAGAAAAATATAAAGTGAATACATTATGA
- a CDS encoding substrate-binding domain-containing protein, producing the protein MNLKKSYIALIASTLLVSSLSARDQIKIVGSSTVYPFSSSVAEEFGATTKFPTPVVESTGTGGGIKLFCAGVDINSPDIVNASRKMKEKEFETCKENGVTDITEAIIGFDGIAIAQSSKVKSFNVTKEQLALAVAKEVPSKDGKSLIDNPYKKWSDIDSSLPSREIIVYGPPKSSGTRDSFEELVLQNVFEKKAVYTDLFKKDEVSNKKYKAYSELRTDGVYVESGENDNLIVQKLTKNESAIGIFGYSFLEENKDKVVALSIDEILPTVETISSAKYPVARSMYFYIKNEHLKDVPALSQYTKLFVSEKMIGKDGILTEIGLIPLTDEVRAKAREKVLNSEKLKVEDLKH; encoded by the coding sequence ATGAATTTAAAAAAATCATATATTGCTTTAATAGCAAGTACATTATTGGTATCATCTTTAAGTGCAAGAGATCAAATTAAAATTGTTGGTTCATCAACAGTTTATCCTTTTTCATCAAGTGTAGCTGAAGAGTTTGGAGCCACAACAAAATTTCCAACTCCTGTTGTTGAATCAACAGGAACAGGTGGAGGAATAAAACTATTTTGTGCTGGAGTTGATATAAACAGTCCAGATATTGTAAATGCTTCAAGAAAAATGAAAGAAAAAGAGTTTGAAACTTGTAAAGAAAATGGTGTAACAGATATTACTGAAGCAATAATAGGATTTGATGGTATTGCTATTGCACAATCATCAAAAGTGAAAAGTTTTAATGTAACAAAAGAGCAGTTAGCTTTAGCAGTTGCAAAAGAGGTTCCTTCAAAAGATGGTAAATCTTTAATAGATAATCCATATAAAAAGTGGTCAGATATTGATTCTAGTCTACCTTCTAGAGAAATTATTGTTTATGGACCACCAAAATCATCAGGAACTAGAGATTCATTTGAAGAGTTAGTTCTTCAAAATGTATTTGAGAAAAAAGCAGTTTATACAGATTTGTTTAAGAAAGATGAAGTTTCAAATAAAAAATATAAAGCATATTCTGAACTTAGAACAGATGGTGTTTATGTAGAATCTGGTGAAAATGATAACCTTATTGTTCAAAAACTTACAAAAAATGAGTCTGCTATTGGTATTTTTGGATACTCTTTTTTAGAAGAAAATAAAGATAAAGTAGTAGCTCTTAGTATTGATGAGATTTTACCAACTGTTGAAACTATTTCAAGTGCTAAATATCCAGTTGCTAGATCTATGTATTTTTATATTAAAAATGAACATTTAAAAGATGTTCCTGCTTTAAGCCAATATACAAAACTTTTTGTATCTGAAAAAATGATTGGTAAAGATGGAATCTTAACAGAAATTGGACTTATCCCTTTAACTGATGAAGTAAGAGCAAAAGCTAGAGAAAAAGTTTTAAATAGTGAAAAATTAAAAGTAGAAGATTTAAAACACTAA
- a CDS encoding homoserine dehydrogenase produces the protein MLKVGIIGVGTVGTSVANILRDNKNIITARAGIEIVPTIGVVSNLNKKRDVDIELTTDVSRVLEDESIDIVVELMGGIEKPYEIVKKALENGKSVVTANKALLAYHRYELQELASDTPFEFEAAVAGGIPIINALRDGLSANNIKSIQGIMNGTCNYMLTKMINESIAYDVILKEAQDLGYAEADPTFDVGGFDTAHKLLILGSIAYGIDVKPEEILIEGIQNISKTDIEFAKEFEYNIKLLGIAKKVENQIELRVHPVLIPQEKMIAKVDGVMNGISVVGDKVGETMYYGAGAGGDATASAVIANIIDIARRGKGSAMLGFEKQIGKRPTLMPKDEIRTKYYLRLEVADKSGTLAKVAKVFGDNSISIENMMQKSKKDEKANLLLTTHTCIEKDILKAINELEHSQVVLKKPAMIRIED, from the coding sequence ATGTTAAAAGTTGGAATTATTGGAGTAGGAACTGTTGGAACTAGTGTTGCAAATATTTTAAGAGATAATAAAAATATTATTACTGCAAGAGCTGGGATTGAGATTGTTCCTACTATTGGAGTGGTTTCAAATTTAAACAAAAAAAGAGATGTAGATATTGAATTAACTACTGATGTATCAAGAGTTCTTGAAGATGAAAGTATTGATATTGTAGTTGAGTTAATGGGTGGAATCGAAAAGCCTTATGAGATAGTAAAAAAAGCTTTAGAAAATGGTAAATCAGTGGTTACTGCAAATAAAGCACTTTTGGCATATCATAGATATGAACTTCAAGAGCTTGCAAGTGATACACCATTTGAGTTTGAAGCAGCAGTTGCTGGAGGAATTCCAATAATAAACGCTTTAAGAGATGGTCTTAGTGCAAATAATATAAAATCGATTCAAGGAATTATGAACGGAACTTGTAACTATATGCTTACAAAGATGATAAATGAAAGTATAGCTTATGATGTAATATTAAAAGAGGCTCAAGATTTAGGATATGCTGAAGCTGATCCTACTTTTGATGTTGGTGGATTTGATACGGCACATAAGTTATTAATTCTTGGTTCTATTGCTTATGGAATTGATGTAAAACCTGAAGAGATTTTAATCGAAGGTATCCAAAATATAAGTAAAACAGATATTGAGTTTGCAAAAGAGTTTGAGTATAACATTAAGCTTCTTGGAATTGCAAAAAAAGTAGAAAATCAAATAGAACTAAGAGTTCATCCTGTATTAATTCCTCAAGAGAAGATGATAGCAAAAGTTGATGGTGTTATGAATGGTATTTCTGTTGTTGGAGATAAAGTTGGAGAGACTATGTATTATGGAGCAGGAGCAGGTGGGGATGCAACTGCTAGTGCAGTTATTGCAAATATAATAGATATAGCTAGAAGAGGAAAAGGTTCTGCTATGCTTGGTTTTGAAAAGCAAATAGGGAAAAGACCAACTTTAATGCCAAAAGATGAAATAAGAACAAAATATTATTTAAGACTTGAAGTTGCCGATAAATCTGGAACTTTAGCAAAAGTTGCTAAAGTTTTTGGGGACAATTCAATATCAATAGAAAATATGATGCAAAAATCTAAGAAAGATGAAAAAGCAAACTTACTTTTAACAACTCACACTTGTATAGAAAAAGATATTTTAAAAGCTATAAATGAACTTGAACACTCTCAAGTAGTTCTTAAAAAACCTGCAATGATAAGAATAGAGGATTAA
- a CDS encoding LL-diaminopimelate aminotransferase, with translation MFPEIEFERMKRLPNYVFAEVNAIKMEARRKGEDIIDFSMGNPDGPTPKHIVDKLKEASTKPKNYGYSASIGIYKLRLAICNWYKRKYGVDFLDPDKHACATMGSKEGYVHLVQAIVNVGDVAVVPDPTYPIHSYAFMLNGAAIHKFELVFDNEFKVDEELFFKNLQKTIDESIPKVKYVVVNFPHNPSCATVTPEFYTKLVTMAKKERFYIISDIAYADITFDGYKTPSIFQAEGALDVAVECFTLSKSYNMAGWRVGFIVGNEKLVGALKRIKSWLDYGMFAPIQIAATVALDGPQECVDEIVSKYEKRRDVMLKSFAEAGWVMDKPNASMFIWAKIPEKARHLGSLEFSKQLLREAQVAVSPGIGFGHYGDQYVRIALIENEKRIRQAAKNIKRYLKTL, from the coding sequence ATGTTTCCAGAAATTGAATTTGAGAGAATGAAAAGGCTTCCAAACTATGTATTTGCAGAAGTAAATGCTATAAAAATGGAAGCTAGAAGAAAAGGTGAAGATATAATAGATTTTTCTATGGGAAATCCTGATGGTCCTACACCAAAACATATAGTTGATAAGTTAAAAGAAGCATCAACTAAACCAAAGAATTATGGTTATAGTGCAAGTATTGGAATATATAAATTAAGACTTGCAATTTGTAATTGGTATAAAAGAAAATATGGAGTTGATTTTTTAGATCCAGATAAACATGCTTGTGCAACAATGGGTTCAAAAGAGGGATATGTACATTTGGTACAAGCAATAGTAAATGTTGGAGATGTTGCTGTTGTTCCTGATCCTACTTATCCTATCCACTCTTATGCTTTTATGTTAAATGGAGCAGCAATACATAAATTTGAATTAGTGTTTGACAATGAGTTTAAAGTAGATGAAGAGCTTTTCTTTAAAAATTTACAAAAAACAATAGATGAATCTATTCCAAAAGTAAAATATGTAGTTGTAAACTTCCCACACAATCCAAGTTGTGCAACTGTAACACCAGAGTTTTATACAAAACTTGTAACGATGGCTAAAAAAGAGAGATTTTATATAATCTCTGATATTGCTTATGCTGATATTACTTTTGATGGATATAAAACTCCTTCAATTTTCCAAGCAGAAGGTGCTTTAGATGTTGCTGTTGAGTGTTTTACTTTAAGTAAATCATACAATATGGCTGGATGGAGAGTTGGATTTATAGTTGGAAATGAAAAACTTGTAGGTGCTTTAAAAAGAATTAAATCTTGGCTTGATTATGGAATGTTTGCTCCTATTCAAATAGCTGCAACTGTTGCTCTTGATGGACCACAAGAGTGTGTTGATGAGATAGTTTCTAAATATGAAAAAAGAAGAGATGTTATGCTTAAATCTTTTGCTGAAGCTGGTTGGGTTATGGATAAACCAAATGCTTCTATGTTTATTTGGGCAAAAATTCCTGAAAAAGCAAGACATTTAGGAAGTTTAGAGTTCTCTAAACAATTATTAAGAGAAGCTCAAGTGGCTGTTAGTCCTGGTATTGGATTTGGACATTATGGGGATCAATATGTAAGAATAGCTCTAATTGAAAATGAAAAAAGAATTAGACAAGCTGCAAAAAATATAAAGAGATATTTAAAAACATTATAA
- the rlmB gene encoding 23S rRNA (guanosine(2251)-2'-O)-methyltransferase RlmB produces the protein MIIYGKQIVLYVLEKHSNLIEEIFLSKEVDSKLFSRFAKLNKKIHRVDNQKAQALAKGGNHQGMLLKLSDYNYTPLKEMKNMNFIVVLDGLTDVGNIGAIARTAYSLGVQGMIASNIKTINNSGTIRTSAGALLDLPFCLHPRSIDLASELIDAGFTLIGATMDGVDLKKYGKIEKTDKVALFLGNEGEGISPKVAKKLDLKVSIKMEQEFDSLNVSSAAAILIYNLKR, from the coding sequence ATGATAATATACGGAAAACAAATAGTTCTTTATGTGCTTGAAAAGCACTCAAATCTAATAGAAGAGATTTTTTTATCAAAAGAAGTTGATAGTAAACTTTTTTCAAGATTTGCAAAATTAAATAAAAAAATTCATAGAGTAGATAACCAAAAAGCTCAAGCTTTGGCAAAAGGTGGAAATCATCAAGGTATGCTTTTAAAACTTAGCGATTATAATTATACTCCATTAAAAGAGATGAAAAATATGAATTTTATTGTGGTTTTAGATGGTCTTACAGATGTTGGAAATATCGGAGCAATCGCAAGAACAGCTTACTCATTAGGAGTTCAAGGAATGATTGCTTCAAATATAAAAACTATAAATAATTCTGGAACTATAAGAACAAGTGCGGGAGCATTATTGGATTTACCTTTTTGCCTTCATCCAAGAAGTATAGATTTAGCAAGTGAATTAATAGATGCCGGGTTTACTCTAATTGGTGCAACAATGGATGGAGTTGACCTTAAAAAATATGGGAAAATAGAAAAAACTGATAAAGTTGCCTTATTTTTAGGAAATGAGGGTGAAGGAATTAGTCCAAAAGTTGCAAAAAAACTAGATTTAAAGGTATCAATCAAAATGGAACAAGAGTTTGATTCATTAAATGTAAGTTCAGCAGCGGCAATTTTAATTTATAATTTAAAAAGATAA
- the rsmI gene encoding 16S rRNA (cytidine(1402)-2'-O)-methyltransferase, with translation MLCLVPTPIGNLEDISKRSLKALLEAELIFCEDTRVTKKLLNLLAEKYELDFSQKEFKSFHSHNEQEIINSLSKDTFTKNVVYCSDAGMPCISDPGATLVDWCIKNEISYDVIPGANAVVTAFAMSGFTSSEFTFFGFLDHKGTSRASKLDEVLNSSRVGILYESPHRLLKLLEELNKKEPNRTIFLVKEISKLHQKIYKNSAKSLYEELKSIEIKGEWVVVIEAKEKIGFNLELDDILPLDIAPKVKAKLIAKLTGTSIKEVYQDLLDKIQN, from the coding sequence ATGTTGTGCTTAGTTCCAACACCAATAGGAAATCTTGAAGATATTTCAAAAAGATCTTTAAAGGCTTTATTGGAAGCGGAACTTATTTTTTGTGAAGATACAAGAGTAACAAAAAAACTTCTAAATCTTTTAGCTGAGAAATATGAGTTAGATTTTTCACAAAAAGAGTTCAAATCTTTTCATTCTCATAATGAACAAGAGATAATAAATAGTTTATCAAAAGATACTTTTACTAAAAATGTTGTTTATTGTAGTGATGCAGGAATGCCTTGTATTAGTGATCCTGGTGCAACTTTGGTTGATTGGTGCATTAAAAATGAAATCTCTTATGATGTAATTCCTGGAGCAAATGCAGTAGTTACAGCTTTTGCCATGAGTGGATTTACGAGTAGTGAATTCACATTTTTTGGATTTTTAGACCATAAGGGTACAAGTAGAGCTTCAAAATTAGATGAGGTTTTAAATAGTAGTCGAGTTGGAATTTTGTATGAATCTCCTCATAGACTTTTAAAACTTCTTGAAGAATTAAATAAAAAAGAGCCAAATAGAACAATATTTTTAGTAAAAGAGATATCAAAACTTCATCAAAAGATTTACAAAAATAGTGCAAAAAGTTTGTATGAAGAGTTGAAAAGTATAGAAATAAAAGGTGAATGGGTTGTGGTGATTGAAGCAAAAGAGAAAATTGGCTTCAACTTAGAATTAGATGATATATTACCTCTTGATATTGCTCCGAAAGTAAAAGCAAAGCTAATAGCAAAGCTCACAGGAACAAGTATAAAAGAGGTTTATCAAGATTTATTGGATAAAATTCAAAATTAA
- the rpmE gene encoding 50S ribosomal protein L31 gives MKKDIHPDYKVCKVSCACGNSFETKSNVEALRVDICSSCHPFFTGEQKLVDAAGRVEKFKAKYSMAK, from the coding sequence ATGAAAAAAGATATTCATCCAGATTACAAAGTATGTAAAGTTTCTTGTGCATGCGGAAATAGTTTTGAGACAAAATCAAATGTTGAAGCTTTAAGAGTTGATATTTGTTCATCTTGTCACCCATTCTTCACAGGAGAGCAAAAACTTGTTGATGCTGCTGGAAGAGTTGAGAAATTCAAAGCTAAATATAGTATGGCAAAATAA
- the miaA gene encoding tRNA (adenosine(37)-N6)-dimethylallyltransferase MiaA, translated as MKEIAIIGTTASGKTALSLEIAQKTNSIILSLDSLCVYKEIDIVSAKPTIKERGNIIHFGIDEVFPNETFDVVLFLDLYKKAKDFAIKNGKNLIIVGGTGFYLKALTDGLSGGLENKIKLDIPLDEAYDLLYSLDKDYMQKIEVNDRYRVEKAYSIYKESGLTPTQFFKNNPKSPIAPDLKIFEILWEKEELVKRVALRTKQMINSGLIDEIIYLEKKYTRSPNCMVSIGIVETLEYLDGKLDKQELEEKIALNTIKLAKRQNTFNKGQFENRTSNIISSLNSEIIKYFSI; from the coding sequence ATGAAAGAGATAGCAATTATAGGTACAACAGCATCTGGTAAAACAGCACTATCTTTAGAAATTGCACAAAAAACTAACTCTATAATTTTATCTTTAGACTCTCTTTGTGTTTATAAAGAGATAGATATTGTAAGTGCAAAACCTACAATAAAAGAAAGAGGAAATATTATCCATTTTGGGATAGATGAAGTTTTTCCAAATGAGACTTTTGATGTAGTTTTGTTTTTAGATTTATATAAAAAGGCAAAGGATTTTGCTATAAAAAATGGAAAAAATTTAATAATTGTTGGTGGAACAGGATTTTATTTAAAAGCTTTGACTGATGGTTTAAGTGGTGGATTAGAAAATAAAATAAAACTTGATATACCTTTAGATGAAGCTTATGATTTACTTTATAGTTTAGATAAAGATTATATGCAAAAAATAGAAGTAAATGATAGATATAGAGTAGAAAAGGCATACTCTATATATAAAGAAAGTGGTTTAACTCCTACACAATTTTTTAAAAATAATCCTAAAAGTCCAATAGCGCCAGATTTAAAAATATTTGAGATTTTGTGGGAGAAAGAAGAACTTGTAAAAAGAGTGGCTTTAAGAACAAAACAGATGATAAATAGTGGACTGATAGATGAGATTATATATTTAGAGAAAAAATATACAAGAAGTCCAAATTGTATGGTAAGTATAGGAATAGTTGAAACATTAGAGTATTTAGATGGAAAATTGGATAAACAAGAGTTAGAAGAAAAAATAGCTTTAAATACTATAAAACTAGCAAAAAGACAAAATACTTTTAATAAAGGTCAATTTGAGAATAGAACTTCAAATATAATTTCTAGCTTAAATTCAGAGATTATTAAGTATTTCTCGATATAA
- the mqnP gene encoding menaquinone biosynthesis prenyltransferase MqnP, protein MEKLIKKIKDFSELVAFTHSVFALPFIFIAMVVSSTQVNGSPWFGFKLLILGTLAAVTARNFAMGFNRFMDRDIDGLNPRTKNRPNVDGRISAKSMFVFCLVNALAFILVAYFVNNLALILSIPILIIIGSYSYFKRFSYLAHIILGISLALAPIAGVVAVSENIPFWVILLSVGVMFWVAGFDLLYSLQDIDVDKKLGLHSIPSIFGAKKTMLFSKLFHSLTIVFWLLFVIYSNGSYFAYFAIFLSALMLSYEHYLVNKDFRKIDKAFFTVNGYLGIIFFILIVLDNV, encoded by the coding sequence ATGGAAAAATTAATAAAAAAAATAAAAGATTTTAGTGAGTTAGTTGCGTTTACACACTCTGTTTTTGCATTGCCATTTATATTTATTGCTATGGTTGTATCTTCTACACAAGTAAATGGCTCTCCTTGGTTTGGTTTTAAACTTTTAATTTTAGGAACATTAGCAGCTGTAACTGCACGAAATTTTGCTATGGGATTTAATCGCTTTATGGATAGAGATATAGATGGTCTAAATCCCAGAACAAAAAACCGTCCAAATGTAGATGGACGAATTTCTGCAAAATCAATGTTTGTTTTTTGTTTGGTAAATGCTTTGGCTTTTATTTTGGTGGCTTATTTTGTAAACAATTTAGCTCTGATTTTATCAATTCCTATTTTAATCATAATTGGTTCATACTCTTATTTTAAAAGGTTCTCATATTTAGCACATATTATTTTGGGAATTTCACTCGCTCTTGCTCCTATTGCTGGAGTTGTTGCTGTTAGTGAGAATATTCCTTTTTGGGTAATATTACTAAGTGTTGGTGTTATGTTTTGGGTTGCTGGATTTGATTTACTCTACTCATTACAAGATATAGATGTAGATAAGAAATTAGGTCTTCATTCTATTCCTTCTATATTTGGAGCTAAAAAAACAATGCTTTTTTCAAAACTATTTCATAGTTTAACTATTGTTTTTTGGCTTTTATTTGTAATTTACTCAAATGGTTCATATTTTGCCTATTTTGCTATATTCTTAAGTGCTTTAATGCTCTCTTATGAACACTATTTAGTAAATAAAGATTTTAGAAAAATAGATAAAGCATTTTTTACTGTAAATGGTTATTTAGGAATTATCTTTTTTATTTTAATAGTTTTGGATAATGTATAA